GCTGAGCCCCAGCTCCGTGTGCTCGTCGTACTTCATGTCCAGGTAGACGCGGGAGGCGGGAGAGACGACGATCTTCGCTCCCTGCCGCAGCGCGTTGGCCACCGATTTCCCGGCCCAGAGCTGGACCAGGGTGGTTGAGTCGAGGCGCGCTTTGCTGATCTCGTCCCACCCTACCGCGCGCTTGCCGAGGTCGGTGACCACCTGATGCACGCGCCCTACGAAGCGGGCGTACTCCTCGTCGGTGAGCGCCTCGACCTCGTCCCCGCCGATATGGAGGTAGTCGCCGGGGGTGAGCTGGGCCAGCTCGCGCAGCACGTCGCCGATGAGCTCGTAGGTACCCGGGTTGTCGACGCAGAAGGTGCTGAAGCCCACGTCCGTCCCGGTGTAGAGGGCCGGCGGACGCGTCCCGCAGCTCAGTTCCGGGTAAGCGACCAGCGCCGCGTTCGTGTGGCCGGGGAGGTCGATCTCCGGCACGATGGTGATGAAGCGGGACCGCGCGTAGCGCACGATCTCCGCGTAATCCTCCTGTGTGTAGAATCCCCCCGGCCCACCTCCCACCTGCGTGACGCTCCCAACCTCCGTCAGCCGCGGCCGGGAGCGGATCTCGATGCGCCAGCCCTGGTCATCCGAGAGGTGCAGGTGCAGCACGTTGATCTTGTAAAGCGCCAATCCGTCGATGTACTCCTTGACCTCGTCCACCGTGAAGAAATGGCGCGCCACGTCGAGCATGGCGCCGCGCCAGGCGAAACGGGGCCGATCGACGATGGTCACGGCCGGCACCGTGATCGTGGCGTCGCGGAGCGGCCCGTTGTAGTCGTGCTCGATCTCCGGCGGAAGGAGCTGTCGCAGCGTCTGCACGCCGTAGAAGAGGCCGGCCGGCGCGGCGGCGGTCAGCTCAATTCCCCCCGCGCTAACCTCCATCCGGTATCCTTCCTCCCCGAGGGAGGCATCCCCGCCGAGCCGCAGGCGGATGCTCCCCTGCGCCGGAACCTCGGCCACGGGGTGGATCGGGAGGTTGAAGCCGGTCGACGGCCGGAGCAGGGCCGCGAGGTATTCCCCGACCGATGCGGCCGCTGAATCGGTCGTCTCCACCCCGATTGCCGTCTCCGCGCTGAGCGTGAATGGGGGGCCGCCAGTGAAGTCGAGCTGGGCTGGAGTCGGGATGATGGCGTGGGCGGGTGCCTCGGCGGTGATCGTCTCGGCAGGGGCGGGCGCCGCTTCATCCCCTGGGGATGGCGGAGCAGCGGGTTCCACGCGGGCGGCGGGTGCGCAGGCGAGGAAGAGAAGGGCGGCGAAGGAGTACGTGCGCGCACGGCGGATGTCGTGCATGGCAGCGGGCCTGGTTCGCATTCGTGGACGCGGTTTGGGGATTCTGAAAAGAGTTGATGTCCAGGACACGCACGGGCGGCCAATGCGGAGGTAAGGCGTTGTCGGCTGAATGTTGCCGTCGGCCGCATAAAGATCAATGTGGCTGTGAACGACACGCCGGCAAGCAGTCGCCACGCGGTCTCAGGAGTCCGCTGTAACTCAGCCATCCCAACGGTGTAGCATGCTCCACATCGACTTGCGGTCCGGGTCGAGCGGAGTACAATAGACGCCAACCCGGGCGCGGGCCATCGCTCGCCGGAGCCAGCCACCAGAGGCCCGCGCCATCCGACCCGACCATTCCCGATCCATCCTTGTCCCGAACCGAATTGCTGTCCGGACCCGCACCCGTGCGCAGCTCCCTGGGCCGCCACGCGCGCCGCCTGCTCGCGACCCAGGAGCTGGGCCTGGTGCTGGTGATCGTCGCGCTGCTCATCCTGCTCACCTCTCTCGCGGGATCGCATTTCGACCGGCGGTCCGGCGAGATGGTGAACTCCTTCTGGAACTCGTACACCCTCCTGCAGACGGTCACCGACGCGAGCTTCTTCGCGATCATGGCCGTCGGCGCCACGGTGGTGATCATCTCGGGCGGGATCGACCTGTCGGTGGGCTCGATCTACGCGCTCGCCGGTGTCAGCATGGCGCTGATCTACCGGGCCGTGGGCCCGATGGACGCCTTGCCGCCCGTGCTGTTAGGGCTGGCGGTCTGCCTGGTGGTGGGTACGCTGGCGGGCCTCCTGAACGGGGTGATGGTGGTGGGATTGCGCGTCCATCCGTTCATCGTGACCCTGGGAACGATGTGGATCCTGCGCGGCATCGCTTTCGTGGTGAGCCGGGCGGAGAGCATCCTGGTGCCGCAGGCCGTCACCGCCGCGGTCAGGTCGCCGCTCGGACTGGACCGGGCGCTCACCCCGGTGCCGATGCTGGTGATGCTCCTGGTCACCGCCGCGGGGTCGCTATACCTGCTGCGAACGGTGATGGGCCGGCACATCTTCGCCTTCGGGGGAAATCCCGAAGCTGCCCGGTACTCCGGCCTGCGACTCGACCGGATTCAGGTAGGCGTCTACGTTGTCTCGGGAATCACGGCGGGGCTCGCCGCCTTCCTGGGTGTCGCTTACTACGGCTCCGCCTCCTCGGGCGATGCGACCGGCTACGAGCTCTATGTGATCGCCGCCGCCGTAGTGGGCGGGGCGAGCCTGGTCGGCGGTAGGGGGAGCGCGCTCGGGGCGATGCTGGGCGCCTTTCTCATCATCCTCATCCGCCAGTCGATTCGCACGCTGCACTTCGACCAGAACTACGAGTGGATCATCATCGGCTGCGCGATCATCGTGGCGGTGGTACTGGACCGCTGGAGCAGCCACGCGACCGCTCGTCGGCTGGCGCGCGCCGCTCGAGCCGGCGGCACCGCCTGAACGTCAACTCACCGGGAGAGCCATGAAGAAGCGATCGATCGGAAATTGCGCTGCAGCGCTGCTGTTCTGTGGCCTCGTCGCCGCGTGCGGGGGCGGCGATGCGGGCGGTGAAGGAGGGGGCGACCAGTCCCTGGACGCGGCCCTCGGCGGTGACGGCAGGCTCACCATTGCGATGATCGCGAAGAGCTCCACCAACCCCGTGTTCCTGTCGGCGCGCACCGGGGCGGAAGAGGCGGCGGCCGACCTCTCCCAGGCGCGCGGCGTTCCGATCGAGGTCGTCTGGCTCACACCGCCGCAGGAGGACGGTCAGGTTCAGGCGCAGCGGATCACCCAGGCGGTGAACGAGGGAGCCGACGCGATCCTCATCTCTGCCTCCGATCCAGGCAAGGTGACCACGGCAATCCGCGACGCGGTCAACCGCGGAGTCCTGGTGATGACGTTCGACAGCGACGTCCCCGATTCCGGCCGCTTCGCCTACTACGGGGTCGACGACATCGAGACCGGGCGCCGGGTCATGCAGGAGCTGGCCGCGCAGATGGGGAGCGAGGGCGGGGAGATCGGCATCCTTGCTGGCAACCAGAACGCTCCGAACCTGCAGATGCGCGTCAGGGGGGTGCGGGAGGAGGCGGCCAACCACCCGTCGATCCGCATCGCCGGCGTCTTCAATCACATCGAGACCCCGCAGGACGCGGCGGCCGAAGTGATCCGCGTGATGAATGCCTATCCCACCATTAGCGGCTGGGCAATGATCGGCGGCTGGCCACTGTTTACCACCGCCTTGCTGGATGAGCTCGATCCTGAGCGGGTGAAGATCGTGGCGGTGGATGGCCTTCCGGCGGAGCTCCCGTACGTCGATCGGGGCCTCGCCCCCGTGTTGCTGGCGCAGCCCGTCTACCAGTGGGGCTACGTCGGGGTGGAGACGATCGTGAAGAAGCTGCTCGACAACGAGGATGTGCCGGAGCGCATCCCCATGGAGCTGGTGCGGGTGACGAAGGACAACCTCGGCGACTGGGCTCGTCAGCTTCAGGAGTGGGGCTTCACCGACGTCGATCAGAAGTACCTCGCTCTTCCGTCCGCGGACAGCGCCGCGCAGTGAGCACGCCAGCGGTTCGCTTCGAGGGCATCACCAAACGTTTCCCCGGCGTACAGGCGCTCACCGACGTCTCCTTCGAGATCTCGGTGGGCTCCTGCCACGCCCTGTGTGGCGAGAACGGCGCCGGCAAGAGCACGCTCGGCAAGCTGCTCGCGGGGATCCACAAGCCGGACGAGGGGAGACTCTACGTCCAGGGGAAGGAGGTGCGGTTCGAGAGTCCCCGGGAGGCCCTGGCGGCGGGGATCGGGATGGTGCACCAGGAGCTCGCCTTCTGCGAAAACCTGTCGGTCGCGGAGAACCTCTGCCTCGGCTCGCTGCCGACCCGGCGTGGCCTCCTCTCGCGGTCGGAGATGGCGAAGCGGGCAAAGGCCATGCTGGCGCGCATCGGTACGCGGCTGGACGTCACGCGTCCGGTCGGCGAGCTGACGGTGGGCCAGCAGCAGATGGTGCAGATCGCCGCCGCCGTGGGCAGCGGCGCGCGCATCCTGGTCTTCGACGAGCCGACCAGCAGCCTCAGCCAGCACGACGTCGAGCACCTCTGCGCCCTCATCGACAGGCTTTGCGCCGACGGGGTTACCTGCATCTACGTCTCGCACCGGATGCCGGAGATCTTCCGCCTCTGCGACACCGTGACCGTGCTGCGCGACGGGCGGCACGTGGCCACGAAACCGATCAGAGAGGTGGATGAGGCGCAGCTGGTCGAGCTGATGATTGGCAGGCGCCTGGCCGAGTACTTCCCCGGACACGCACACGCGTCGGACGGGCCGGTGCGCCTGCGCGTCGAAGGCCTCTCCAGCCCAGGCAAGTTCCAGGACATCTCATTCACTGTGCGCGCCGGCGAGGTGGTGGGGCTGGCGGGCCTGGTCGGCGCCGGCCGGTCCGAGGTCGCCACCGCGATCTTCGGGTTGGACTCGGAGGCGCGGGGACAGCTATGGATGGACGGGGAGCCGATGCCGATGGCCGGGGCGAAGAACGCGATGCGCCGGGGGATCGGGCTGGTTCCGGAGGATCGAAAGCGCGCGGGGTTGGTGCTGGGGATGAGCTGCCTGCACAACTTCTCCCTGCCCAACCTGGAGCGGCTATCGCGCTTCTCCTGGATCCGGCGGAGAGCCGAGCGCTCCGAGGCGGAGGCGCACTTCGGGCGCCTGCGAGTGCGCACCCCGGATGCTGACTTCGTCATCGCGGGGCTATCCGGAGGGAACCAACAGAAGATCGTGCTGGCGAAGTGGCTCGCAGCCAACGTAAAGCTGCTCATCCTGGACGAGCCGACCCGAGGCGTGGACGTCGGCGCCAAGGCCGAGATCCACGGCATCATAGATCAGCTCGCCTCTCAGGGAACGGCGGTGCTGCTCATCTCCAGCGAGCTCCCCGAGCTCATCAACCTCTCCAGCCGCATTCTCGTGCTGCGCGAGGGCCGGTTGGTGGGGGAGGTACCCCGCGAGCGCGCCACGCAACCCACCCTGCTGCGCCTCATGGCCGGGCTCGAGGTGGGGGCGGCCGCTTGACGGCACCCGATTGCGCACCGCGACATGTCGGGGCGTCTTCTGACGCGATCCTCCTTCCTCGCGGCGCGATCTCCCGCCCCGAGATCTACCAGGCGATCCCGTAATCCTCCCCGTGGTTGCTGGAGCCACCCCACATGGTTCCGTGCTCCCGATCGAAGAAGATGGCGTTGATCGGCCCCGAGGTCCGCTCTTCGAAAGTGAGCGTGTACCCCATTTTCCGTAGCTCGTTGCGGACCCAGGGCGGCGTGTCCTCCTGCAGGAGGAGGCGGCCCGGCTGGATCTCGTGCTGGCCGAAGGAGCCGCGCATCTGGAAGGAGTTGACGTTGGGCGCCTCGACCGCCTCCTGCACGGTCATCCCGAACTCGACCACGTTCAGGAAGAACTGCAACAGGTTCTGGTCCTGGCTGTCGCCGCCCTGCACGGCGAAGGAGAGGAAGGGCTTGCCGTCCTTCAGCGCCATGCTCGGCGTCAGCGTCACCCGCGGCTGTTTGCCGGGCGCGACCACGTTGAACGGGTTCTCGGCCGGGTCGGTGACGAAGCTCTGCATGCGCTGGCTGAGCCCGATCCCCGTCCGGCCGGCGATGACCGCCGGGATCCACCCACCCGACGGGGTGATGGAGACGACCCATCCCTCCTCGTCGGCCGCTTGTACGCTGGTGGTGCCGGCGTAGAAGGCCTCCTCGGTGGTCATTCCCCGCAGTGAGGTGGTGGCGGTGTCGGCGTCCTGCTTCTGGTCGTGCGCCGGCATGGGGGTGGCCCCGGCCGCTCCGGGAGGCGGGATGATCGCCGTCTCGTGCCAGCGCTCCAGCAGGTCGGTATAGGGGTTGGTGTCACCCTGGTAGGGGTAAGGGTCGCCCGGACCGGCCCCCGGGTCGTTGCGCACCCAGTCGATCTGCTGCGCCCTCGCGCGGGCGTACTCCTTCGAGAGCAGGCCCTCGATCGGTTCCTCCGGGGGCACGGCGGGGTCGCCGTAGTAGAAGTCGCGGTCGGCGTAGGCGAGGTTCATCGCCTGGTACAGCGCGTGGATGTAGCGCGCGCTGTTGTAGCCCATCGATTTCAGATCGAAGTTCTCCAGGATGTTCAGTGCCTGGAGCATGACCGGCCCCTGCGTCCAGTGGGTGAGCTTGTAGACCTCGATCCCTTTATAGGTGGACGAGACCGGCTTCTCTAGCTTGACCTCCCAGTTCGCAAGGTCTTCCAGGGTGATGAGGCCGCCCTCCTCCTGCACGCCGCGCACGAACTCGCGCGCGATGTCACCGCGGTAGAAGCGATCGTAGGCCGCCATGATCGCTTCCTCGCGGGAGCGTCCCTGCCGCAGCGCCTCGCGCTCCGCCTCCACCAGCTTCATGAGCGTGGCGGCGAGATCGGGCTGTCGGAAGATCTCGCCGGGGTAGGGGGCCTCCCGCTCCTCACCCAGGTGGGGCAACATGACCGCGGGGGAGTAGCGCCACTCCTTGATCCACTCCTTCTCCCGCTCGATGGAGTTGGCGGTCTCGGCGTCGATGGGGTAGCCGTTCGCGAGCTGGATGGCGGGAGCGAGGACCTGCTCCAGCGACATGGTGCCGAAGCGGGCCAGCATCACCATCAACCCGCCCGGCGTGCCCGGGGTGGTCGCCGCGAGGGGGCCGTACTCCGGGAGATAGCGCATGTCCCGGGCGAGGAAGAATTCCGGGGTCGCCCCGGTGGGCGCCACGCCCATCGCGTTGATCCCGATGACCTCGTTGGTGTGGGGGTTGAAGATGAGAGCCTGCGTCTCCCCGCCCCAGCTCAGCACGTCCCACATCGTAGCCGTGGCCGCCAGCATGGCCGCCGCCGCGTCGACCGCGTTGCCCCCTTGCTGGAAGATCATCGCTCCCGCGGTCGCCGCCAGCGGCTTGCCGGTGATGGCGACCCAGTGTCTCCCATGCAGGGGTGGTTTCTGCGTCTGCTGCCCCGGGAGCTTGGTGGGAAGAGTGAGGATCAGCAGGGCGGCGACCAGACCGGCTCGGAGCATGGTGGATCTCCCTGGATGATTTGCGGTCTTGAGGCGGGGGCACGAACGCCTCAAAGAATGAGGGCAGGGACGCCCGCGGCGCCAGGGGGTGGCACGGCGCTATTCTCCGGCCGAAGCGAGGAACCGATCCGCCTCGCGGGGCTCCGGCCGGGTGGCGTCAGCCTCCTCCATCAGGGTCCGGAGGGCCGTGTAGTGCGCGCGGGCCCGTTCGACATTCCCGGCCGCCTCGGCGGCTCGGGCGGCGCCGAACAGGGTGCGGGCCCGGTTGGGCTCGCGCTGCAGGGTGATCTCATAGGCGCTCAGCGCCTCCGCGGGGCGGTCCAGCTCGAGCAGGAGATCGCCTTCCAGTTCCCGCGCGGGGAGGATCGGGCCCGGGGTGACCGGGTGCTTCTCCACACTCTCCTCGACCTCGGCGGCTTCGCGCGCCAGGCGCAGCGCCGCTTCGTCGTCGCCCAGGGCGTGGGCGACCCACGCCTCACCGGCCAGCCGCTGGGCCTGGACCACGGTGGC
Above is a window of Longimicrobiaceae bacterium DNA encoding:
- a CDS encoding beta-N-acetylhexosaminidase; this encodes MHDIRRARTYSFAALLFLACAPAARVEPAAPPSPGDEAAPAPAETITAEAPAHAIIPTPAQLDFTGGPPFTLSAETAIGVETTDSAAASVGEYLAALLRPSTGFNLPIHPVAEVPAQGSIRLRLGGDASLGEEGYRMEVSAGGIELTAAAPAGLFYGVQTLRQLLPPEIEHDYNGPLRDATITVPAVTIVDRPRFAWRGAMLDVARHFFTVDEVKEYIDGLALYKINVLHLHLSDDQGWRIEIRSRPRLTEVGSVTQVGGGPGGFYTQEDYAEIVRYARSRFITIVPEIDLPGHTNAALVAYPELSCGTRPPALYTGTDVGFSTFCVDNPGTYELIGDVLRELAQLTPGDYLHIGGDEVEALTDEEYARFVGRVHQVVTDLGKRAVGWDEISKARLDSTTLVQLWAGKSVANALRQGAKIVVSPASRVYLDMKYDEHTELGLSWAGLTDVREAYDWDPANFLDELSEENIAGVEAPLWAETLRNLPSAQYMAFPRLPGVAEIAWSPQAKRNWEDYRARLAAHAPRWRILGINYYRAPEIDWR
- a CDS encoding ABC transporter permease; its protein translation is MRSSLGRHARRLLATQELGLVLVIVALLILLTSLAGSHFDRRSGEMVNSFWNSYTLLQTVTDASFFAIMAVGATVVIISGGIDLSVGSIYALAGVSMALIYRAVGPMDALPPVLLGLAVCLVVGTLAGLLNGVMVVGLRVHPFIVTLGTMWILRGIAFVVSRAESILVPQAVTAAVRSPLGLDRALTPVPMLVMLLVTAAGSLYLLRTVMGRHIFAFGGNPEAARYSGLRLDRIQVGVYVVSGITAGLAAFLGVAYYGSASSGDATGYELYVIAAAVVGGASLVGGRGSALGAMLGAFLIILIRQSIRTLHFDQNYEWIIIGCAIIVAVVLDRWSSHATARRLARAARAGGTA
- a CDS encoding substrate-binding domain-containing protein, which translates into the protein MKKRSIGNCAAALLFCGLVAACGGGDAGGEGGGDQSLDAALGGDGRLTIAMIAKSSTNPVFLSARTGAEEAAADLSQARGVPIEVVWLTPPQEDGQVQAQRITQAVNEGADAILISASDPGKVTTAIRDAVNRGVLVMTFDSDVPDSGRFAYYGVDDIETGRRVMQELAAQMGSEGGEIGILAGNQNAPNLQMRVRGVREEAANHPSIRIAGVFNHIETPQDAAAEVIRVMNAYPTISGWAMIGGWPLFTTALLDELDPERVKIVAVDGLPAELPYVDRGLAPVLLAQPVYQWGYVGVETIVKKLLDNEDVPERIPMELVRVTKDNLGDWARQLQEWGFTDVDQKYLALPSADSAAQ
- a CDS encoding sugar ABC transporter ATP-binding protein, with amino-acid sequence MSTPAVRFEGITKRFPGVQALTDVSFEISVGSCHALCGENGAGKSTLGKLLAGIHKPDEGRLYVQGKEVRFESPREALAAGIGMVHQELAFCENLSVAENLCLGSLPTRRGLLSRSEMAKRAKAMLARIGTRLDVTRPVGELTVGQQQMVQIAAAVGSGARILVFDEPTSSLSQHDVEHLCALIDRLCADGVTCIYVSHRMPEIFRLCDTVTVLRDGRHVATKPIREVDEAQLVELMIGRRLAEYFPGHAHASDGPVRLRVEGLSSPGKFQDISFTVRAGEVVGLAGLVGAGRSEVATAIFGLDSEARGQLWMDGEPMPMAGAKNAMRRGIGLVPEDRKRAGLVLGMSCLHNFSLPNLERLSRFSWIRRRAERSEAEAHFGRLRVRTPDADFVIAGLSGGNQQKIVLAKWLAANVKLLILDEPTRGVDVGAKAEIHGIIDQLASQGTAVLLISSELPELINLSSRILVLREGRLVGEVPRERATQPTLLRLMAGLEVGAAA
- a CDS encoding gamma-glutamyltransferase, whose protein sequence is MLRAGLVAALLILTLPTKLPGQQTQKPPLHGRHWVAITGKPLAATAGAMIFQQGGNAVDAAAAMLAATATMWDVLSWGGETQALIFNPHTNEVIGINAMGVAPTGATPEFFLARDMRYLPEYGPLAATTPGTPGGLMVMLARFGTMSLEQVLAPAIQLANGYPIDAETANSIEREKEWIKEWRYSPAVMLPHLGEEREAPYPGEIFRQPDLAATLMKLVEAEREALRQGRSREEAIMAAYDRFYRGDIAREFVRGVQEEGGLITLEDLANWEVKLEKPVSSTYKGIEVYKLTHWTQGPVMLQALNILENFDLKSMGYNSARYIHALYQAMNLAYADRDFYYGDPAVPPEEPIEGLLSKEYARARAQQIDWVRNDPGAGPGDPYPYQGDTNPYTDLLERWHETAIIPPPGAAGATPMPAHDQKQDADTATTSLRGMTTEEAFYAGTTSVQAADEEGWVVSITPSGGWIPAVIAGRTGIGLSQRMQSFVTDPAENPFNVVAPGKQPRVTLTPSMALKDGKPFLSFAVQGGDSQDQNLLQFFLNVVEFGMTVQEAVEAPNVNSFQMRGSFGQHEIQPGRLLLQEDTPPWVRNELRKMGYTLTFEERTSGPINAIFFDREHGTMWGGSSNHGEDYGIAW